One genomic window of Corallococcus exiguus includes the following:
- a CDS encoding LptF/LptG family permease, with amino-acid sequence MKLLARYLLKELLVPLGVWVAFMFLLLFVMQFLRGTDVLLGSAVTLVDLGRLIAYLAPHFLVMALPIAFLLAILLGLGRLGEDRELTSLQALGISPLQLLAAPLGVGIALSAFMVLLTSTVEPWGLTGVKDLVGEVIQKNVAGDVKSGVFYEDLSDLTLYAQKVAPKGGGWTNVLLHDDRDPSSPLLVLAHKGSVGTSERGEALRIELREGEVHRANRSSVDASVVAFEKAEINVGLGGSLSRRNRFRSPKEELTPVELLAAAKDAEERREDARPFLMALHSRMGNAVAPVAFALLGTPLAIGRRQAGRAWGYLLTLGGYVLYYLLSRAFEQMGQKGQMPVFVAGQLANVLFMVVGAFALYRVTRSGTVR; translated from the coding sequence GTGAAGCTGCTGGCGCGCTACCTGCTCAAGGAGCTGCTCGTCCCCCTGGGTGTGTGGGTGGCGTTCATGTTCCTGCTGCTGTTCGTGATGCAGTTCCTGCGCGGCACGGACGTGCTGTTGGGCTCGGCGGTGACGCTGGTCGACCTGGGCCGGCTCATCGCGTACCTGGCGCCGCACTTCCTGGTGATGGCGCTGCCCATCGCGTTCCTGCTGGCCATCCTGCTGGGCCTGGGGCGGCTGGGAGAGGACCGGGAGCTCACGTCGCTGCAGGCCCTGGGCATCAGCCCGCTCCAGCTGTTGGCGGCGCCGCTGGGCGTGGGTATCGCGCTGAGCGCGTTCATGGTGTTGCTCACGTCCACGGTGGAGCCGTGGGGTCTCACGGGCGTGAAGGACCTGGTGGGCGAGGTCATCCAGAAGAACGTCGCGGGCGACGTGAAGTCTGGCGTCTTCTACGAGGACCTGAGCGACCTGACGCTGTACGCGCAGAAGGTGGCGCCCAAGGGCGGCGGGTGGACGAACGTGCTGTTGCACGACGACCGCGACCCCAGCTCGCCGTTGCTGGTGCTGGCGCACAAGGGCAGCGTGGGCACGTCCGAGCGGGGCGAGGCGCTGCGGATTGAATTGAGGGAAGGCGAGGTGCACCGCGCCAACCGCTCCTCGGTGGACGCGAGCGTCGTCGCGTTCGAGAAGGCGGAGATCAACGTGGGGCTGGGAGGGTCGCTGTCGCGGCGCAACCGGTTCCGCTCGCCGAAGGAGGAGCTGACGCCAGTGGAACTCCTGGCGGCGGCGAAGGACGCGGAGGAGCGGCGCGAGGATGCGCGCCCCTTCCTGATGGCGCTTCACAGCCGGATGGGCAACGCGGTGGCGCCGGTGGCGTTCGCGCTCTTGGGCACGCCGCTGGCGATTGGCCGCAGGCAGGCGGGCCGCGCGTGGGGCTACCTGCTGACGCTGGGCGGCTACGTCCTCTACTACCTCCTGAGCCGCGCCTTCGAGCAGATGGGGCAGAAGGGCCAGATGCCGGTGTTCGTCGCGGGGCAGCTGGCGAACGTGCTCTTCATGGTGGTGGGGGCGTTCGCGCTGTATCGCGTGACGCGTTCGGGGACGGTGCGATGA
- a CDS encoding acetate/propionate family kinase, which yields MSDSGSVLVINSGSSSLKFGLYVEQGGQEAVRFKGSATHIGAEQGRLVVKDGAGKQVRAVDVRHPSQEDAFHEAVRHLEELGGERPRAIGHRVVHGGPHLREHQALTPEVMKALEEATHFAPLHIPPALRLIRATQRQYPGVPQFVCFDTAFHATLPEVASTFPLPRSVRDQGVQRYGFHGLSYESIVARLEPRVPARAVVAHLGNGASLVALERGRSVDTSMGFTPTGGIPSGTRTGDLDPGVLLFLMRTGRLDADALETLVNHDAGLRGLSEGTSDMQALTRDAAAGNAAAALAVDVFTRSIAKTVGAYATVLGGLDLLVFTGGIGENSARVREDVCAKLGHLGIQLDARRNEAGAEVLTADASSCPVRVLPSDEEVQLARHTRRLLRG from the coding sequence ATGAGTGATTCGGGCTCGGTGCTGGTCATCAACAGCGGCTCGTCGTCGTTGAAGTTCGGCCTCTACGTCGAGCAGGGAGGCCAGGAGGCGGTGCGGTTCAAGGGCAGCGCGACCCACATCGGTGCGGAGCAGGGCCGACTGGTCGTGAAGGACGGCGCGGGGAAGCAGGTGCGCGCCGTGGACGTGCGGCATCCGTCACAGGAGGACGCATTCCACGAGGCCGTGCGGCACCTGGAGGAACTGGGTGGAGAGAGGCCCCGGGCCATCGGGCATCGCGTGGTGCATGGAGGTCCCCACCTGCGCGAGCACCAGGCCCTGACGCCGGAGGTGATGAAGGCGCTGGAGGAGGCGACGCACTTCGCGCCGCTGCACATCCCTCCGGCGCTGCGGCTCATCCGGGCCACGCAGCGACAGTACCCGGGCGTGCCGCAGTTCGTCTGCTTCGACACGGCCTTCCACGCCACGCTGCCGGAGGTCGCCTCGACGTTCCCCCTGCCCCGCTCCGTGAGGGACCAGGGCGTGCAGCGGTACGGCTTCCACGGCCTGTCGTATGAGTCCATCGTGGCGAGGCTCGAGCCCCGGGTGCCCGCGCGCGCCGTGGTGGCCCACCTGGGCAACGGCGCGAGCCTCGTGGCGCTGGAGCGCGGACGCTCCGTGGATACCTCCATGGGCTTCACGCCCACCGGCGGCATCCCCAGTGGAACGCGCACCGGCGACCTGGATCCGGGCGTGCTGCTGTTTCTGATGCGCACAGGCCGACTGGACGCGGATGCGCTGGAGACACTGGTGAACCACGACGCCGGGCTCCGGGGATTGTCGGAGGGGACCAGCGACATGCAGGCCCTCACACGTGACGCGGCGGCGGGCAACGCGGCGGCTGCGCTGGCGGTGGACGTCTTCACGCGAAGCATCGCGAAGACGGTGGGGGCCTACGCGACGGTGCTCGGCGGCCTGGACCTGCTCGTGTTCACGGGCGGCATCGGGGAGAACAGCGCACGGGTCCGCGAGGACGTATGCGCGAAGCTGGGCCACCTGGGTATCCAGTTGGACGCGCGGCGGAACGAAGCGGGCGCGGAGGTCCTCACGGCCGATGCGTCATCGTGTCCGGTGCGCGTGCTGCCAAGCGATGAGGAGGTTCAGCTCGCCCGGCACACGCGCCGACTCCTCCGCGGTTGA
- a CDS encoding phosphoketolase family protein, whose amino-acid sequence MAGPLSDEEIGKIDAYWRAANYLSVGQIYLKDNPLLERPLTREDIKPRLLGHFGTTPGLNFIYVHLNRIIRNHRANMMYLIGPGHGAPGIIANTFLEGSYTELYPNIERNRDGMKRLFRQFSWPYGVPSHDAPEVPGSISEGGELGYSLLHAYGAVLDNPDLIVPCVVGDGEAETGALAASWHSNKFINPITDGAVLPILHLNGYKIANPTVLARIDADELESLFKGYGYTPYVLEGDDPKDMHQRMAQVLDTLYAEITRIQRHAREKNDPTRPRWPMLVLRTPKGWTGPKVVDGKPVEGTWRAHQVPLEEVRDNPEHLKLLEAWLHSYRPRELFDANGTFREELADIAPKGRLRMGVNVHSNGGQLLVPLVLPGFRDYAVDPGVPGSKQVSATKALGGYLRDVMRHNLATKNFRMFAPDENASNRLQDVYAVSGKSWDAKQEPTDEHLSVDGRVMEVLSEHLCQGWLEGYLLTGRHGFFSCYEAFIHIIDSMFNQHAKWIKSARELPWRKPIASLNYLLSSHVWRQDHNGFSHQDPGFIDHVANKKADTVRIYLPPDANTLLSVADHCLRSKNYVNLIIAGKQLSPVWLDMESAVRHCSAGIGAWDWAGNDNGDPDVVMACAGDVPTMETLAAVTLLREWAPELKVRVVNVVDVFTLAPVHIHPHGLNEEDFNRLFTTDKPVVFAFHGYPTLVHKLTYNRANHGNIHVHGYKEEGTTTTPFDMTVLNDMDRFTLALDAIRHSKAARHRLDDAEQRFSEVRQRHKLYVSEHGEDMPEVADWKWSAR is encoded by the coding sequence ATGGCGGGTCCGCTGAGTGACGAGGAGATTGGAAAGATTGACGCCTACTGGCGCGCGGCGAACTACCTGTCCGTCGGGCAGATCTACCTCAAGGACAACCCGCTGCTGGAGCGGCCCCTCACCCGCGAGGACATCAAGCCCCGGCTGCTCGGGCACTTCGGCACCACGCCCGGCCTCAACTTCATCTACGTGCACCTGAACCGCATCATCCGGAACCACCGGGCCAACATGATGTATCTCATTGGCCCCGGCCACGGTGCGCCGGGCATCATCGCCAACACGTTCCTCGAAGGCTCCTACACGGAGCTGTATCCCAACATCGAGCGCAACCGCGACGGGATGAAGCGCCTGTTCCGCCAGTTCTCCTGGCCCTACGGCGTCCCCAGCCACGACGCGCCGGAGGTCCCCGGCTCCATCAGCGAAGGCGGCGAGCTGGGCTACTCACTGCTCCACGCGTACGGCGCCGTGCTGGACAACCCGGACCTCATCGTCCCGTGCGTCGTCGGCGACGGCGAGGCGGAGACGGGCGCGCTCGCCGCGAGCTGGCACTCCAACAAGTTCATCAACCCCATCACCGACGGCGCGGTGCTGCCCATCCTGCACCTCAATGGGTACAAGATCGCCAACCCCACGGTGCTCGCCCGCATCGACGCCGACGAGTTGGAGTCCCTCTTCAAGGGCTACGGCTACACGCCCTACGTCCTGGAGGGCGACGACCCCAAGGACATGCACCAGCGGATGGCGCAGGTGCTGGACACCCTCTACGCCGAAATCACGCGCATCCAGCGTCACGCCCGAGAGAAGAACGACCCCACCCGCCCGCGCTGGCCCATGCTCGTGCTGCGCACCCCCAAGGGGTGGACCGGCCCGAAGGTCGTGGACGGCAAGCCCGTGGAGGGCACCTGGCGCGCCCACCAGGTCCCGCTGGAGGAGGTGCGCGACAACCCCGAGCACCTGAAGCTCCTGGAAGCGTGGCTCCACAGCTACCGCCCCCGCGAGCTGTTCGACGCGAATGGCACCTTCCGCGAGGAGCTGGCGGACATCGCTCCCAAGGGCCGGCTGCGCATGGGCGTGAACGTGCACTCGAACGGCGGCCAGTTGCTGGTGCCTCTCGTACTGCCGGGCTTCCGCGACTACGCGGTCGACCCGGGCGTGCCCGGCTCCAAGCAGGTCAGCGCCACCAAGGCGCTCGGTGGCTACCTGCGGGACGTGATGCGCCACAACCTGGCGACGAAGAACTTCCGCATGTTCGCCCCGGACGAGAACGCGTCCAACCGGCTCCAGGACGTGTACGCCGTCAGCGGCAAGAGCTGGGACGCGAAGCAGGAGCCCACGGACGAGCACCTCTCCGTCGACGGCCGCGTGATGGAGGTCCTGAGCGAGCACCTCTGCCAGGGCTGGCTGGAGGGCTACCTGCTCACCGGACGCCACGGCTTCTTCTCCTGCTACGAGGCGTTCATCCACATCATCGATTCGATGTTCAACCAGCACGCCAAGTGGATAAAGAGCGCCAGGGAGCTGCCGTGGCGCAAGCCCATCGCGTCGCTGAACTACCTGCTCAGCTCGCACGTGTGGCGGCAGGACCACAACGGGTTCTCCCATCAGGACCCGGGCTTCATCGACCACGTGGCCAACAAGAAGGCGGACACGGTGCGCATCTACCTGCCGCCGGACGCGAACACGCTCTTGTCGGTGGCGGACCACTGCCTGCGCTCGAAGAACTACGTGAACCTCATCATCGCGGGGAAGCAGCTCTCGCCGGTGTGGTTGGACATGGAGAGCGCGGTGCGCCACTGCTCGGCGGGCATTGGCGCGTGGGACTGGGCCGGCAATGACAACGGCGACCCGGACGTGGTGATGGCCTGCGCGGGCGACGTGCCTACCATGGAGACGCTGGCCGCGGTGACGCTGCTGCGCGAGTGGGCTCCGGAGCTCAAGGTGCGCGTGGTCAACGTGGTGGATGTCTTCACGCTCGCGCCCGTGCACATCCATCCGCACGGGCTCAACGAGGAGGACTTCAACCGCCTGTTCACCACGGACAAGCCCGTGGTGTTCGCGTTCCACGGCTACCCCACGCTCGTGCACAAGCTCACGTACAACCGGGCCAACCACGGCAACATCCACGTGCACGGGTACAAGGAAGAGGGCACCACGACGACGCCGTTCGACATGACGGTGCTCAATGACATGGACCGCTTCACCCTGGCGCTGGATGCCATCCGGCACTCGAAGGCCGCGCGGCACCGACTGGACGACGCGGAGCAGCGCTTCTCCGAGGTGCGCCAGCGCCACAAGCTCTACGTGTCGGAGCACGGTGAGGACATGCCCGAGGTGGCCGACTGGAAGTGGAGCGCACGATGA
- a CDS encoding MDR family MFS transporter gives MRTTHRPFTTLALALSLFVAALEMTVVSTAMPTVVSDLGGIQHYAWVFTAYMLSSTITVPIYGKLADLYGRKPIVLFGSTLFLLASLACGFSTSMNMLIAFRVLQGLGAGAMQPIALTIIGDIYTLEQRGKVQGAFSAVWGIAGLAGPLTGGLIVKYLTWHWIFFINIPIGIASMVLLVMFFHEQLQPKPRARLDYAGAALLSSGVVALLFGVQGSGATLLALPLAAVLLTAFVFVELRAAEPIIPMSIFKIPTIAISSLAGALFSAAQFGATTYVPLYVQGVLGGSATMAGGMITPMIVGWPLASLIGGRLMVRTGFRPLIVGGLGLASIGTVLMALLLKPGASMLVPQLAMGLFGIGLGFAAMATMVAVQTTVGWELRGVATASSMFFRTIGGSLGVGIMGGVLVSQLMKDPNVPVSAATELLGPEHGRGLAPAVLETLGGALNTGLSINFWIMCAAMIAAFTAGLFFPKVKRVTTPVNMSDVTASH, from the coding sequence ATGCGCACCACCCATCGACCGTTCACCACCCTGGCTCTGGCACTGTCCCTCTTCGTGGCCGCGCTGGAGATGACCGTCGTCTCCACCGCCATGCCCACGGTGGTCAGCGACCTGGGCGGCATCCAGCACTACGCGTGGGTCTTCACCGCGTACATGCTGTCATCCACCATCACCGTCCCCATCTACGGGAAGCTCGCCGACCTCTACGGCCGCAAGCCCATCGTCCTCTTCGGCTCCACCCTGTTCCTGCTGGCGTCCCTGGCGTGCGGGTTCTCCACGTCGATGAACATGCTCATCGCGTTCCGCGTCCTTCAGGGCCTGGGCGCCGGCGCCATGCAGCCCATCGCGCTCACCATCATCGGGGACATCTACACGCTGGAGCAGCGCGGGAAGGTCCAGGGCGCGTTCAGCGCCGTGTGGGGCATCGCGGGCCTCGCGGGCCCTCTCACCGGCGGCCTCATCGTGAAGTACCTCACGTGGCACTGGATCTTCTTCATCAACATCCCCATCGGCATCGCGTCCATGGTGCTGCTCGTCATGTTCTTCCACGAGCAGCTCCAGCCCAAGCCTCGCGCACGGCTCGATTACGCGGGCGCGGCGCTGCTGTCCTCGGGCGTCGTGGCGCTGCTGTTCGGGGTGCAGGGTTCGGGAGCGACGCTGCTCGCCCTGCCCCTGGCCGCCGTGCTCCTCACCGCGTTCGTGTTCGTGGAGCTTCGCGCCGCCGAGCCCATCATCCCGATGAGCATCTTCAAGATTCCCACCATCGCCATCTCCAGCCTGGCCGGCGCCCTCTTCTCCGCCGCCCAGTTCGGCGCGACCACCTATGTGCCCCTGTACGTGCAGGGCGTGCTCGGCGGCTCCGCCACGATGGCGGGCGGGATGATCACCCCCATGATCGTCGGCTGGCCGCTGGCGAGCCTCATCGGCGGCAGGCTCATGGTCCGCACCGGATTCCGGCCGCTCATCGTCGGCGGGCTGGGGCTGGCCTCCATTGGCACCGTGCTGATGGCGCTGCTGCTCAAGCCCGGGGCTTCCATGCTGGTACCGCAGCTCGCCATGGGGTTGTTTGGCATTGGCCTGGGCTTCGCCGCCATGGCGACCATGGTGGCAGTCCAGACCACCGTGGGCTGGGAGCTGCGCGGCGTGGCCACGGCCAGCAGCATGTTCTTCCGCACCATCGGCGGGTCGCTGGGCGTGGGCATCATGGGCGGCGTGCTGGTGTCACAGCTCATGAAGGACCCGAATGTCCCCGTCAGCGCCGCCACGGAGCTGCTCGGCCCCGAGCATGGACGCGGCCTGGCTCCCGCCGTCCTCGAGACGCTCGGCGGAGCGCTGAACACAGGTCTGTCCATCAACTTCTGGATCATGTGCGCGGCGATGATCGCCGCGTTCACCGCGGGCCTGTTCTTCCCCAAGGTGAAGCGCGTCACCACGCCCGTGAACATGTCGGACGTCACCGCCTCCCACTGA
- a CDS encoding ELWxxDGT repeat protein — protein MRMRFGWVLAGLSFVGCGGAPDMEPPAAQEQQVQAQACTPAMAATKVKDFLSPGDPLPSPYRPIPEWLTNVAGTLYFTSDPYQATAALWRSDGTPVGTVPVKELPSAGLNYRDFASLTAVGSRVFFTMNDPAAGSELWVSDGTAAGTRLVKDITPGASSSSLSNLTALGDVLTFFRYAGTAKELWRSDGTAAGTYRVVDFGSGSSLAYPTLRTGSALLFFFQDATQGTRLWRTDGTAAGTWIVKRVDAGTPLVSETRSLASGGGVFTLDDSSGTEVWRTDGSAAGTVRVTTSSPGGERPEEFTRVGTRIFFRAYSGVYGSALWAVPTHVTCTPLSASAR, from the coding sequence ATGCGTATGCGATTCGGGTGGGTCCTGGCGGGGCTGTCGTTCGTGGGTTGTGGGGGAGCGCCGGACATGGAGCCGCCCGCGGCCCAGGAGCAGCAGGTCCAGGCGCAGGCGTGCACACCCGCCATGGCGGCCACCAAGGTGAAGGACTTCCTTTCACCGGGGGATCCCTTGCCGTCGCCGTACCGGCCGATTCCCGAGTGGCTGACGAACGTCGCGGGCACGCTGTACTTCACCTCGGACCCCTACCAGGCGACCGCTGCGCTGTGGCGCAGTGACGGCACCCCGGTGGGCACCGTGCCGGTGAAGGAGCTCCCCTCCGCGGGCTTGAACTACCGGGACTTCGCGTCACTCACGGCCGTGGGCTCGCGGGTCTTCTTCACGATGAATGACCCGGCGGCGGGCTCCGAGCTGTGGGTGAGTGATGGCACCGCGGCGGGGACCCGACTCGTCAAGGACATCACGCCGGGCGCTTCGAGCTCCTCCCTGTCGAACCTCACCGCGCTGGGGGATGTATTGACCTTCTTCCGGTACGCCGGAACCGCGAAGGAGCTGTGGCGCTCGGACGGCACGGCGGCGGGGACGTACCGGGTGGTGGACTTCGGCTCGGGGTCATCCCTGGCCTATCCCACGCTGCGCACGGGGAGCGCGCTGCTGTTCTTCTTCCAGGACGCGACCCAGGGCACGCGCCTGTGGCGGACGGACGGCACGGCGGCGGGCACCTGGATCGTCAAGCGCGTGGACGCGGGGACTCCCCTCGTGTCGGAGACACGGTCCCTCGCGAGCGGCGGCGGGGTGTTCACGCTGGACGACTCCTCCGGGACGGAGGTGTGGCGGACGGATGGTTCGGCGGCGGGCACGGTGCGCGTCACCACGTCCAGCCCGGGAGGCGAAAGGCCCGAGGAGTTCACGCGCGTGGGTACCAGGATCTTCTTCCGGGCGTACTCCGGCGTCTACGGCAGCGCCTTGTGGGCCGTACCCACCCACGTGACCTGCACGCCGCTGAGCGCCAGCGCCCGGTGA
- a CDS encoding LptF/LptG family permease, with protein sequence MKGTLFRYVVGAYVRYTLGILAGVVAVFLVVDFVDRAKAYGGEGWVLDVLKLYGYKALVTVQQLGPAALLLAAGTTVSALRKKGEVTALRSLTFGPAALYLPVGVCALVACVGLVAFDETVAARAGRRVDEITTQRFNRWGDWRMYYTPKQWFRRGDAIFFLRGGNPQEGFENVSIFTLTPEFKLRRRVDAGRMRPVEGTRWELTDVVERTFTEDGRTSVTQQPTAEYELGVGATTFRIRPGRPEQMRLGELGEQIVARAEVGLATKAFQLAWHNRFAYPLAGLPAALLAVGLALRTNRRGHLTAAVVEGLLIAVAMWGLMVVSRTLVLTERLAPAVAAWMPTTLLTIVAAALWLRREGLLTFPRRSVTRQA encoded by the coding sequence ATGAAGGGCACCCTCTTCCGGTACGTGGTGGGCGCGTACGTGCGCTACACGCTGGGCATCCTGGCGGGCGTGGTGGCGGTGTTCCTGGTGGTGGACTTCGTGGACCGCGCGAAGGCCTACGGCGGCGAGGGCTGGGTGCTGGATGTGCTCAAGCTCTATGGCTACAAGGCGCTGGTGACGGTGCAGCAGTTGGGGCCGGCGGCGCTGCTGCTGGCGGCGGGCACCACGGTGTCGGCGCTGCGCAAGAAGGGCGAAGTGACGGCGCTGCGCTCGCTCACCTTCGGACCGGCGGCGCTGTACCTGCCGGTGGGCGTGTGCGCGCTGGTGGCGTGCGTGGGGCTGGTGGCGTTCGACGAGACGGTGGCCGCGAGGGCAGGCCGGCGCGTGGATGAAATCACCACGCAGCGCTTCAACCGCTGGGGCGACTGGCGGATGTATTACACGCCGAAGCAGTGGTTCCGGCGGGGTGACGCCATCTTCTTCCTGCGAGGCGGCAATCCGCAGGAGGGCTTCGAGAACGTCTCCATCTTCACGCTGACGCCGGAGTTCAAGCTGCGCCGCCGAGTGGACGCGGGGCGGATGCGCCCGGTGGAGGGCACGCGCTGGGAGTTGACGGACGTGGTGGAGCGCACGTTCACGGAGGACGGGCGCACGTCCGTGACGCAGCAGCCCACCGCGGAGTACGAGCTGGGCGTGGGCGCGACGACGTTCCGCATCCGGCCGGGCCGTCCGGAGCAGATGCGCCTGGGTGAGTTGGGCGAACAGATTGTCGCGCGAGCGGAGGTGGGGCTCGCGACGAAGGCCTTCCAGCTCGCGTGGCACAACCGCTTCGCGTATCCGCTGGCGGGGCTGCCCGCGGCGCTGCTCGCGGTGGGCCTGGCGCTGCGGACGAACCGGCGCGGACACCTGACGGCGGCGGTGGTGGAGGGGCTGCTCATCGCCGTGGCGATGTGGGGCCTGATGGTGGTGTCCCGCACGCTGGTGCTCACCGAGCGTCTGGCGCCCGCCGTGGCGGCCTGGATGCCCACGACACTGCTGACCATCGTCGCGGCGGCCCTGTGGCTGCGCCGCGAAGGCCTGTTGACCTTCCCGCGCCGAAGCGTGACGCGGCAGGCCTGA